One Actinomyces respiraculi DNA window includes the following coding sequences:
- a CDS encoding Rossmann-like domain-containing protein encodes MSSPWEIYDALIDDLPDDVTVTASHRDPRWTRVFSTASPLTGAAPGMGTAWTMQVSSRPALSGDTPPQGRPLRDVAALVRSWNLEEASLGLAALNSWYSRPETAAFHGFTPTGPGLTWGQVFDPYRDLVDGLTVAIVGHFPFARAALPTAAEVQILERSLRPDDYPDTACEYLLPEADYVFISSSSLVNKTAPRLVALAADGGAHVVMVGPSTPMHPLWLEMGVETVTGWVPDAGISPDRPLSLPADGSIGAGTRMHLGLTPGQQHPAL; translated from the coding sequence GTGAGCAGCCCCTGGGAGATCTACGACGCCCTCATTGACGACCTCCCGGACGACGTGACGGTCACCGCCTCGCACCGCGACCCGCGGTGGACGCGCGTGTTCTCCACCGCCTCTCCGCTCACGGGCGCCGCCCCGGGCATGGGCACGGCGTGGACCATGCAGGTCTCCTCCCGCCCGGCCCTCTCAGGCGACACACCCCCACAGGGCCGTCCCCTGCGCGACGTGGCCGCGCTCGTGCGCAGCTGGAACCTGGAGGAGGCCTCCCTGGGTCTCGCCGCCCTCAACTCCTGGTACTCGCGTCCCGAGACCGCCGCCTTCCACGGCTTCACGCCCACCGGCCCGGGCCTGACCTGGGGGCAGGTCTTCGACCCCTACCGTGACCTCGTGGACGGGCTGACGGTGGCGATCGTCGGCCACTTCCCCTTCGCCCGCGCCGCCCTGCCGACGGCGGCCGAGGTGCAGATCCTCGAGCGGAGCCTGCGCCCGGACGACTACCCGGACACCGCCTGCGAGTACCTGCTGCCCGAGGCGGACTACGTCTTCATCTCCTCCTCGTCGCTGGTCAACAAGACCGCACCGAGGCTCGTGGCGCTGGCGGCCGACGGCGGCGCGCACGTGGTCATGGTGGGCCCGTCCACGCCCATGCACCCCTTGTGGCTCGAGATGGGCGTGGAGACGGTGACGGGCTGGGTCCCGGACGCCGGGATCAGCCCCGACCGGCCGCTGTCCCTGCCTGCCGACGGCAGTATCGGGGCGGGTACCCGCATGCACCTGGGGCTCACCCCGGGCCAGCAGCACCCGGCACTCTGA
- a CDS encoding uracil-DNA glycosylase: MSDAKPLSELIDPSWAAALAPVEATIHEIGARLRQEIAAGRGYLPAGTDVLRAFTYPMDEVKVLIVGQDPYPTPGHPMGLSFSVQPGVQPPRSLVNIYTELVSDLGVERPTTGDLTPWSRQGVMLLNRVLTVRPGDPASHRGWGWETVTQRAIEALVERGGPLVAILWGRPAQSLTPLLGMTPIIASPHPSPLSASRGFFGSRPFSRANEMLVAQGAAPVDWRLP; encoded by the coding sequence GTGAGCGACGCCAAGCCCCTGTCCGAGCTGATCGACCCGTCCTGGGCGGCGGCACTGGCCCCTGTCGAGGCCACGATCCATGAGATCGGCGCGCGCCTGCGCCAGGAGATTGCGGCCGGGCGCGGCTACCTGCCCGCGGGCACCGACGTCCTGCGGGCCTTCACCTACCCGATGGATGAGGTCAAGGTCCTCATCGTCGGGCAGGACCCGTACCCGACGCCGGGCCACCCGATGGGGTTGAGCTTCTCCGTGCAGCCGGGGGTCCAGCCCCCGCGGAGCCTGGTCAACATCTACACCGAGCTGGTCTCGGACCTGGGTGTCGAGCGTCCGACGACGGGTGACCTCACGCCGTGGTCGCGCCAGGGGGTCATGCTCCTCAACCGCGTGCTCACGGTGCGTCCGGGGGACCCGGCCTCGCACCGCGGGTGGGGCTGGGAGACGGTGACCCAGCGCGCCATCGAGGCGCTGGTTGAGCGAGGAGGGCCACTGGTGGCGATCCTGTGGGGACGTCCGGCGCAGTCGCTGACGCCTCTGCTGGGGATGACGCCGATCATCGCCTCGCCCCACCCGTCACCACTGAGCGCGTCGCGGGGGTTCTTCGGGTCGCGTCCCTTCAGCCGGGCGAACGAGATGCTGGTGGCGCAGGGGGCGGCCCCCGTGGACTGGCGTCTGCCCTGA
- a CDS encoding LytR C-terminal domain-containing protein codes for MSQYTYPEDEFDVQSDDGPVPVGVHRAPVPTWRGWLPLLVVIVVVPLLAWGAVALLGSRSSPPSAATGSAETEAARQTATSEESEPAADETEAPAETQAPAAPAPAATTEPPASADLTTGVTVHNGTSTNGLAARTSDRLSNAGYTAVTVSPGSYEQEEPSETTVFYSAPEHAATARAVAEALGITRVVEDSTMAVSNPIVLVLRPDFVG; via the coding sequence GTGAGCCAGTACACGTACCCCGAGGACGAGTTCGACGTCCAAAGCGACGACGGGCCCGTGCCCGTCGGAGTCCACCGCGCCCCTGTGCCGACCTGGCGCGGCTGGCTGCCGCTGCTGGTGGTCATCGTCGTCGTGCCCCTGCTGGCCTGGGGCGCGGTGGCGCTGCTCGGCTCCCGGTCCTCGCCGCCCAGCGCGGCGACGGGTTCTGCCGAGACTGAGGCTGCCCGGCAGACCGCCACGTCGGAGGAGTCGGAGCCGGCCGCCGACGAGACCGAGGCTCCTGCCGAGACCCAGGCCCCGGCCGCGCCCGCGCCGGCTGCGACCACCGAGCCGCCCGCCTCGGCGGATCTGACGACGGGCGTCACGGTCCACAACGGCACGTCCACCAACGGGCTGGCCGCCCGGACCTCGGACCGGCTCTCCAACGCCGGCTACACCGCGGTCACGGTCTCCCCCGGCTCCTACGAGCAGGAGGAGCCGTCGGAGACGACCGTCTTCTACTCCGCCCCGGAGCACGCCGCCACCGCTCGGGCGGTCGCTGAGGCCCTGGGCATCACGAGGGTCGTCGAGGACTCGACGATGGCGGTGTCCAACCCGATCGTCCTGGTCCTGCGCCCCGACTTCGTCGGGTGA
- the groL gene encoding chaperonin GroEL (60 kDa chaperone family; promotes refolding of misfolded polypeptides especially under stressful conditions; forms two stacked rings of heptamers to form a barrel-shaped 14mer; ends can be capped by GroES; misfolded proteins enter the barrel where they are refolded when GroES binds) — MAKIIAFDEEARRGMERGLNVLADTVKVTLGPKGRNVVLDKKWGAPTITNDGVTIAKEIELEDPYEKIGAELVKEVAKKTDDVAGDGTTTATVLAQALVREGLRNVAAGANPIAVRRGIDKAVSKIVERLLEDAKDVETKEEIAATASISAADEQIGSFIAEALEKVGHDGVITVEESNTFGLELEVTEGMRFDKGFISPYFVTDADRQEAVLEDTYILLVESKISNVKDLLPLLEKVMQSGKPLVIVAEDVEAEALATLVVNRIRGTFKSVAVKAPGFGDRRKAMLQDMAILTGGTVISETVGLKLENATLEDLGQARKVVVTKDETTIVEGAGDKDAIEARVSQIRGEIENSDSEYDKEKLSERLAKLAGGVAVLKSGAATEVELKERKHRIEDAVRNAKAAVEEGIIAGGGVALIQAAKVLDSLELEGDEATGATIVRVAVEAPLKQIAVNAGFEGGVVVDRVRNLPVGEGLNAATGDYVNLLGAGIADPVKVTRSALQNAASIAGLFLTTEAVVADKPEPPAAPAAGGGDDMGGMY, encoded by the coding sequence ATGGCCAAGATCATCGCCTTCGACGAGGAGGCCCGCCGCGGAATGGAGCGGGGACTCAACGTTCTCGCCGACACCGTCAAGGTCACCCTCGGCCCCAAGGGCCGCAACGTCGTCCTCGACAAGAAGTGGGGCGCCCCCACGATCACCAACGACGGTGTGACCATCGCCAAGGAGATCGAGCTGGAAGACCCCTATGAGAAGATCGGCGCCGAGCTGGTCAAGGAGGTCGCCAAGAAGACTGACGACGTCGCCGGTGACGGCACCACCACCGCGACCGTCCTCGCCCAGGCACTCGTCCGTGAGGGTCTGCGCAACGTGGCCGCCGGCGCCAACCCCATCGCCGTGCGCCGCGGCATCGACAAGGCCGTCTCCAAGATCGTCGAGCGCCTGCTCGAGGACGCCAAGGACGTCGAGACCAAGGAGGAGATCGCCGCCACCGCCTCGATCTCCGCCGCCGACGAGCAGATCGGCTCCTTCATCGCCGAGGCCCTGGAGAAGGTCGGCCACGACGGCGTCATCACTGTCGAGGAGTCCAACACCTTCGGCCTCGAGCTCGAGGTCACCGAGGGCATGCGCTTCGACAAGGGCTTCATCTCCCCCTACTTCGTCACTGACGCCGACCGCCAGGAGGCCGTCCTCGAGGACACCTACATCCTGCTCGTCGAGTCCAAGATCTCCAACGTCAAGGATCTGCTGCCCCTGCTGGAGAAGGTCATGCAGTCCGGCAAGCCGCTGGTCATCGTCGCTGAGGACGTCGAGGCCGAGGCTCTGGCCACCCTCGTCGTCAACCGCATCCGCGGCACCTTCAAGTCGGTCGCCGTCAAGGCCCCCGGCTTCGGCGACCGCCGCAAGGCGATGCTGCAGGACATGGCGATCCTCACCGGCGGTACCGTCATCTCCGAGACCGTCGGCCTCAAGCTTGAGAACGCCACCCTCGAGGACCTGGGCCAGGCCCGCAAGGTCGTCGTCACCAAGGACGAGACCACCATCGTCGAGGGCGCTGGGGACAAGGACGCCATCGAGGCCCGCGTCTCCCAGATCCGCGGCGAGATCGAGAACTCCGACTCCGAGTACGACAAGGAGAAGCTCTCCGAGCGCCTGGCCAAGCTCGCCGGTGGTGTCGCCGTTCTCAAGTCCGGTGCCGCCACCGAGGTCGAGCTCAAGGAGCGCAAGCACCGCATCGAGGACGCCGTGCGCAATGCCAAGGCCGCCGTCGAGGAGGGCATCATCGCCGGTGGTGGCGTCGCCCTCATCCAGGCCGCCAAGGTCCTCGACTCCCTCGAGCTCGAGGGTGACGAGGCCACCGGCGCCACCATCGTCCGCGTGGCCGTCGAGGCCCCGCTCAAGCAGATCGCCGTCAACGCCGGCTTCGAGGGCGGCGTCGTCGTCGACCGCGTGCGCAACCTGCCCGTCGGTGAGGGCCTCAACGCCGCCACCGGTGACTACGTCAACCTCCTGGGCGCCGGCATCGCCGACCCGGTCAAGGTGACCCGCTCGGCCCTGCAGAACGCCGCCTCCATCGCGGGCCTGTTCCTCACCACCGAGGCTGTCGTGGCCGACAAGCCCGAGCCCCCGGCCGCCCCGGCCGCCGGCGGTGGTGACGACATGGGTGGCATGTACTGA
- a CDS encoding WXG100 family type VII secretion target, translating to MPVFAVDTQAVIDTAARTRARVTTIQEEVDAMSADISLLQESWTGGAATSMAACASDWHLTQLQVQSSLDAISLALDQSATSYDEAESASTSLFTTTPAR from the coding sequence ATGCCCGTCTTCGCCGTCGACACCCAGGCCGTCATCGACACGGCCGCACGTACCCGCGCACGCGTGACCACCATCCAGGAGGAGGTGGACGCCATGAGCGCAGACATCAGCCTGCTGCAGGAGTCCTGGACCGGTGGCGCGGCCACCTCGATGGCTGCCTGCGCCAGCGACTGGCACCTGACCCAGCTGCAGGTCCAGTCCAGCCTCGACGCTATCAGCCTGGCCCTGGACCAGTCGGCGACCTCCTACGACGAGGCGGAGAGCGCGAGCACCTCCCTGTTCACGACCACGCCGGCGCGCTGA
- a CDS encoding sensor histidine kinase encodes MASLAAARDQWACKPPDRQHRPLKKGRFHPVVKVSRLWRAQPLRSRLVLITTALLTVGLLSASLAMTSLLQTHLLSQVDDQLRTTATAIGSQGAAQIRTGNESLMPSSYYVEAQYLDGESGFMINPDTAREYGVPQVGELSLEEALDQISTPRPYTVASDLIGHPWRVISLPLRDSHTGEYLGVVAIALPLTDLLEAVERSRLVVALTDVAIILVGAVAGTYLVHRSFGPLRQIEAVAGRIASGDLSARVPLTEPRDTEVGSLQRALNQMLQQNERAFSVQVVAQERMTRFVSDASHELRTPLAAIRGYGELYRMGGVPPERQAEVMGRIETEASRMGRLVEDLLQLARMDEGRKMVFEPVDLTGVCAGALADMTVLAPERDCTLVNLIDDGAEPGPVVVTGDRDRLSQVMTNLLGNVTRHTPSGSPVEIAVGPVGADGGGRLAVVEVRDHGPGVPAAEAEKVFQRFYRADTSRNRETGGSGLGLAIVSAIIARHGGSVRMLETPGGGATVRIEIPMAAPDSQGSPDSPGSTPAAA; translated from the coding sequence ATGGCGTCCCTCGCGGCGGCGCGCGACCAGTGGGCCTGCAAGCCCCCGGACCGTCAGCACCGGCCGCTGAAGAAGGGCCGCTTCCACCCGGTGGTCAAGGTCAGCCGCCTGTGGCGCGCCCAGCCGCTGCGCTCACGCCTGGTCCTCATCACCACGGCCCTGCTCACCGTCGGCCTGCTCTCCGCCTCCCTGGCGATGACCTCGCTGCTCCAGACGCACCTGCTGAGCCAGGTCGACGATCAGCTGCGCACGACGGCGACGGCCATCGGCTCCCAGGGCGCGGCACAGATCCGCACGGGCAACGAGTCGCTCATGCCGTCGTCCTACTACGTCGAGGCCCAGTACCTCGACGGCGAGTCCGGCTTCATGATCAACCCCGACACGGCCCGCGAGTACGGCGTCCCCCAGGTCGGTGAGCTCAGCCTCGAAGAGGCCCTCGACCAGATCTCCACCCCCCGGCCCTACACGGTCGCCTCCGACCTCATCGGGCATCCCTGGCGGGTCATCTCCCTGCCGCTGCGGGACTCGCACACGGGCGAGTACCTGGGGGTCGTGGCCATCGCCCTGCCACTGACGGACCTGCTCGAGGCGGTGGAGCGCTCCCGCCTCGTCGTGGCGCTGACGGACGTGGCCATCATCCTCGTCGGCGCCGTCGCGGGAACCTACCTCGTCCACCGCTCCTTCGGGCCCCTGCGCCAGATCGAGGCGGTGGCCGGGCGCATCGCCTCGGGCGACCTGTCCGCCCGTGTGCCCCTGACGGAGCCGCGCGACACCGAGGTGGGCTCGCTCCAGCGCGCGCTCAACCAGATGCTCCAGCAGAACGAGCGGGCCTTCAGCGTCCAGGTGGTGGCCCAGGAGCGCATGACGCGCTTCGTCTCCGACGCCTCCCACGAGCTGCGCACGCCGCTGGCGGCGATCCGCGGCTACGGCGAGCTGTACCGCATGGGCGGCGTGCCGCCCGAGCGGCAGGCCGAGGTCATGGGCCGCATCGAGACAGAGGCCTCGCGCATGGGCCGTTTGGTGGAGGACCTACTGCAGCTCGCGCGCATGGACGAGGGCCGCAAGATGGTCTTCGAGCCGGTGGACCTCACCGGTGTGTGCGCGGGGGCGCTGGCGGACATGACCGTCCTGGCTCCCGAGAGGGACTGCACCCTCGTCAACCTGATCGACGACGGCGCCGAGCCGGGTCCCGTCGTCGTCACCGGTGACCGGGACCGCCTGAGCCAGGTGATGACGAACCTGCTGGGCAACGTCACCCGCCACACGCCGTCGGGCTCCCCGGTGGAGATCGCGGTGGGACCTGTGGGTGCCGACGGCGGCGGCCGCCTCGCCGTCGTCGAGGTGCGTGACCACGGGCCGGGGGTGCCGGCCGCGGAGGCGGAGAAGGTCTTCCAGCGCTTCTACCGTGCGGACACCTCCCGCAACCGGGAGACGGGTGGCTCGGGCCTGGGGCTGGCGATCGTGTCCGCGATCATCGCTCGGCACGGGGGCAGCGTGCGCATGCTCGAAACGCCGGGGGGTGGCGCGACCGTGCGCATCGAGATCCCCATGGCGGCGCCGGACTCACAGGGCTCGCCGGACTCACCGGGCAGCACGCCCGCGGCCGCCTGA
- a CDS encoding PspA/IM30 family protein: protein MVEKQSILGRIAQLTRANVNALLDRAEDPEKMLDQLVRDYTASIAEARDAVAQTIGNLRLAEKDYESDLNEAKDWGAKALAASTKADQLRAAGDAAGADKWDSLAKVALTKQISAENEAKASEPIIASQRQVVDQLKTGLQQMEAKLSDLKSKRDTLVARQKSAQAQVKVQGAIRSINVMDPTSELSRYEDQVRRIEAQAAGQAEIASDSLEAQFAELEASSAVSEAELRLAALKSGGAIEAPAPAAQITDGQVDEAFASLKDEAEETQESSY, encoded by the coding sequence ATGGTTGAGAAGCAGTCGATCCTGGGGCGTATCGCCCAGCTGACCCGAGCCAATGTCAACGCCCTCCTCGACCGCGCCGAGGACCCGGAGAAGATGCTCGACCAGCTCGTGCGCGACTACACCGCATCCATTGCCGAGGCCCGCGACGCCGTCGCCCAGACCATCGGCAACCTCCGCCTGGCCGAGAAGGACTACGAGTCCGACCTCAACGAGGCCAAGGACTGGGGCGCCAAGGCGCTCGCCGCCTCCACCAAGGCGGACCAGCTGCGCGCCGCGGGCGACGCCGCCGGTGCCGACAAGTGGGACTCCCTGGCCAAGGTCGCCCTGACCAAGCAGATCTCCGCTGAGAACGAGGCCAAGGCCTCCGAGCCGATCATCGCCTCACAGCGCCAGGTGGTCGACCAGCTCAAGACCGGTCTGCAGCAGATGGAGGCCAAGCTCTCCGACCTCAAGTCCAAGCGCGACACACTCGTCGCCCGGCAGAAGTCCGCCCAGGCCCAGGTCAAGGTCCAGGGAGCCATCCGCTCGATCAACGTCATGGACCCCACGAGCGAGCTCTCCCGCTACGAGGACCAGGTGCGTCGCATCGAGGCCCAGGCCGCGGGCCAGGCTGAGATCGCCAGCGACTCTCTTGAGGCCCAGTTCGCCGAGCTGGAGGCCTCCTCCGCGGTCTCGGAGGCCGAGCTGCGTCTGGCCGCCCTCAAGTCGGGTGGCGCCATCGAGGCGCCCGCTCCCGCGGCCCAGATCACCGACGGGCAGGTCGACGAGGCCTTCGCCTCCCTGAAGGACGAGGCCGAGGAGACGCAGGAGTCCTCCTACTGA
- a CDS encoding NYN domain-containing protein yields MTATPTYLLVDGENIDATLGMSVLGRRPEPEERPRWDRVLSFCDDLSDSTAGGQGPDTTALFFLNATSGHMPMGFVQALMAMDYRPLPLAGSGSAEEKVVDIGIQRTLDALTERAESGQLVQVLLGSHDGDYVPQIERLLSAGATVGVLCFREFLSTHLAALQDRGLQVHDLEYDVDAFNSPLPRVRIIPLAEFDPFAFI; encoded by the coding sequence ATGACTGCGACCCCCACGTACCTGCTCGTTGACGGTGAGAACATCGACGCGACCCTGGGCATGAGCGTCCTTGGGCGCCGCCCCGAGCCGGAGGAGCGTCCCCGCTGGGACCGGGTCCTGTCCTTCTGCGACGACCTGTCCGACTCCACGGCCGGTGGCCAGGGACCGGACACGACCGCCCTGTTCTTCCTCAACGCCACCAGCGGCCACATGCCGATGGGTTTCGTCCAGGCCCTCATGGCGATGGACTACCGGCCGCTGCCCCTGGCCGGCTCCGGCAGCGCCGAGGAGAAGGTTGTCGACATCGGTATCCAGCGCACACTGGACGCGCTGACCGAGCGGGCCGAGTCCGGCCAGCTGGTGCAGGTGCTGCTGGGCTCTCACGACGGCGATTACGTACCCCAGATCGAGCGCCTACTGAGCGCGGGCGCCACCGTGGGGGTGCTGTGCTTCCGCGAGTTCCTCAGCACGCACCTGGCAGCCCTACAGGACCGGGGCCTGCAGGTCCACGACCTGGAGTACGACGTCGACGCCTTCAACTCGCCGCTGCCGCGCGTGCGCATCATCCCGCTGGCGGAGTTCGACCCCTTCGCCTTCATCTGA
- a CDS encoding DsbA family protein: MASNDRTTKAQRREAARAKAKAMREEQERRDKRARLTRRALIGAAVVGVAGVGGTMYVQSRNRPHLSGGTIVSAKANTSGVPGPVLSDASWTYGGSLEPGSIASGATIVEIFFDYSCHFCAYFENLHHDEITSLVESGDVTVVLRPSKLLRSSWTDMAMNAMGVVLDEQPEASFAFHAALMTLFARIFDTKDQSMATVANIVAAATEAGVSAEVSAGFDAAIKENRYAAWTALGDQTLKNYGVNATPTVLVAGQRTDLNSIGTPTGLTDLIRAGGVAG; the protein is encoded by the coding sequence ATGGCGTCGAACGACAGGACCACCAAGGCTCAGCGCCGTGAGGCTGCACGCGCCAAGGCCAAGGCCATGCGCGAGGAGCAGGAGCGCAGGGACAAGCGCGCCCGCCTGACCCGCCGCGCTCTCATCGGTGCCGCAGTCGTCGGTGTCGCCGGAGTCGGCGGCACCATGTACGTCCAGTCCCGCAACCGTCCCCACCTGAGTGGCGGCACCATCGTCAGCGCCAAGGCGAACACCTCCGGAGTGCCCGGCCCCGTCCTGTCCGACGCCTCCTGGACCTACGGGGGCTCCCTTGAGCCCGGGTCCATCGCGTCGGGCGCCACCATCGTCGAGATCTTCTTCGACTACTCCTGCCACTTCTGCGCCTACTTCGAGAACCTTCACCACGACGAGATCACCAGCCTCGTGGAGAGTGGGGACGTCACGGTGGTGCTGCGGCCCAGCAAGCTCCTCCGGAGCAGCTGGACGGACATGGCGATGAACGCCATGGGCGTGGTGCTCGACGAGCAGCCCGAGGCCTCCTTCGCCTTCCACGCCGCCCTCATGACCCTCTTCGCCCGGATCTTCGACACCAAGGACCAGTCGATGGCGACGGTCGCCAACATCGTCGCCGCCGCCACCGAGGCCGGTGTCTCGGCGGAGGTGTCCGCCGGGTTCGACGCGGCCATCAAGGAGAACCGCTACGCCGCCTGGACCGCCCTCGGGGACCAGACCCTCAAGAACTACGGCGTCAACGCGACCCCCACGGTCCTTGTCGCCGGGCAGAGGACGGACCTGAACAGCATCGGCACTCCCACGGGCCTGACCGACCTCATCCGCGCGGGCGGGGTCGCGGGCTGA
- a CDS encoding response regulator transcription factor — protein MDRTQDSQKREAHLLVVDDEPNIRDLLASSLRFAGFEVSTAADGNGALRGVDEGEPDLIVLDVMLPDMDGFTVARRLRERDIITPILFLTARDDMSDKVQGLTVGGDDYVTKPFGLEEVVARIRAILRRTRAVSEDDDGTLRVADLVLDEDAHEVHRAGIEVDLSPTEFKLLRYLMLNQGRVVSKAQILDHVWEYDWNGDAAIVESYISYLRRKVDQVETADGEQVTPLIQTRRGVGYMLREPKGE, from the coding sequence ATGGACCGAACCCAGGACTCACAGAAGCGAGAGGCACACCTGCTCGTCGTCGACGACGAGCCGAACATCCGAGACCTGCTTGCCTCGTCCCTGCGTTTCGCCGGCTTCGAGGTCTCCACGGCCGCGGACGGAAACGGTGCCCTGCGCGGCGTGGACGAGGGCGAGCCGGACCTCATCGTCCTCGACGTCATGCTGCCGGACATGGACGGCTTCACGGTGGCCCGTCGCCTGCGCGAGCGCGACATCATCACACCGATCCTCTTCCTCACCGCCCGCGACGACATGTCCGACAAGGTCCAGGGCCTGACCGTCGGCGGGGACGACTACGTCACCAAGCCCTTCGGCCTGGAGGAGGTCGTGGCCCGCATCCGGGCGATCCTGCGCCGCACTCGGGCGGTGTCCGAGGACGACGACGGCACCCTGCGGGTGGCGGACCTTGTCCTGGACGAGGACGCCCACGAGGTCCATCGCGCCGGCATCGAGGTGGACCTGTCCCCCACCGAGTTCAAGCTGCTGCGCTACCTCATGCTCAACCAGGGGCGCGTCGTGTCCAAGGCACAGATCCTCGACCACGTCTGGGAGTACGACTGGAACGGGGACGCCGCCATCGTTGAGTCGTACATCTCTTACCTGCGCCGCAAGGTGGACCAGGTCGAGACCGCCGACGGTGAGCAGGTCACCCCGCTCATCCAAACCCGCCGCGGCGTCGGCTACATGCTCCGTGAGCCCAAGGGCGAATGA